The following proteins are encoded in a genomic region of Lutra lutra chromosome 16, mLutLut1.2, whole genome shotgun sequence:
- the AKAP1 gene encoding A-kinase anchor protein 1, mitochondrial has translation MAIQFRSLFPLALPGMLAVLGWWWFFSRKKHVSSQDRQVEAGAVERRAGRAIKEPRAREDPCPGVVSPPPSIGAPVEKEPSAVSKPPSEPPALLRPHASCRRSESSSSLPNTTDTRLRPGTRRDDSAKVELALTGDEAGSVPPERPLPTPKSVPFPPSAAEVCKQEALFSATGGRGWQGQAAAPQEKPRETGGAEGTGDAVSGESLPEEGVLYQEHDSDSEIRKAPSPGEKRQDGPPQTEEDAVGKLLSSLIKSAHSELMEDDELRAPRVGDRACDADGARGPGKEEAVEQNEKIEQAAYQIISRVILEATEEVLATTVGRIADRVYQASAGQLQGQKEESSGPVCQKPSPGQDAGEPAPATVEPEAASGADASLPSPGLPAEDLPPPKTYKSCLSSPLSSPTKDRKPKNSAHHISLAPCPLPAVPQGESPDDASVLVQNAGCVPCIPCTSDSGQDVPSVASEQCSDSTSTSGLEDSCTDTNSSPRSKAISPPLPESTVPFSNGVLKGELSDLGNEDGWTVDAEADHSGGSDGNSMDSVDGCCGPRKTDSFQNAQVGSSPKKVDLIIWEIEVPKHLVGRLIGKQGRYVSFLKQTSGAKIYISTLPYTQNIQICHIEGSQHHVDKALNLIGKKFKELNLTNIYAPPLPSLALPSLPMTSWLMLPDGVTVEVIVVNQVNAGHLFVQQHTHPTFHALRSLDQQMCLCYSQPGIPTLPTPVEVTVICAAPGVDGAWWRAQVVASYEESNEVEIRYVDYGGYKRVKVDVLRQIRSDFVTLPFQGAEVLLDSVMPLSDDDHFSPEADAAMSEMTGNTALLAQVTSYSPTGLPLIQLWSVVGNEAVLINRSLVERGLAQWVDSYYASL, from the exons ATGGCCATCCAGTTCCGTTCACTTTTCCCCTTGGCATTGCCTGGAATGCTGGCAGTCCTCGGCTGGTGGTGGTTTTTCTCTCGTAAAAAGCACGTCAGCAGCCAGGACAGACAGGTGGAGGCCGGCGCTGTGGAGCGGAGGGCTGGCCGTGCCATCAAAGAGCCACGTGCCCGGGAGGACCCCTGTCCTGGAGTAgtgtccccgccccccagcatCGGAGCCCCAGTGGAAAAGGAGCCGTCCGCTGTGAGCAAGCCTCCCTCGGAGCCCCCAGCCTTGCTGCGGCCACATGCATCCTGTCGCCGGTCCGAGTCCTCCAGCAGCCTTCCTAACACCACAGATACAAGATTGCGACCAGGAACGCGCAGAGATGACAGTGCAAAGGTGGAACTAGCCCTGACGGGTGACGAAGCCGGGTCCGTTCCTCCAGAGCGTCCCCTTCCAACCCCAAAGAGTGTTCCTTTCCCCCCCTCGGCGGCCGAGGTGTGCAAGCAAGAGGCGCTGTTCAGTGCGACGGGAGGGCGGGGCTGGCAGGGCCAGGCTGCAGCCCCCCAAGAAAAGCCAAGAGAGACGGGTGGGGCTGAAGGCACTGGGGACGCAGTGTCTGGAGAAAGCCTGCCTGAGGAGGGTGTGTTGTACCAGGAGCATGACTCCGACTCGGAGATCCGCAAGGCGCCCAGTCCGGGGGAGAAGAGGCAGGACGGACCGCCACAGACGGAGGAGGATGCTGTGGGGAAGCTGTTGAGCAGCCTTATCAAGTCGGCTCACTCAGAGCTGATGGAGGATGACGAGCTGCGGGCACCCCGGGTTGGCGACCGAGCCTGTGACGCAGATGGTGCCAGGGGGCCGGGCAAGGAGGAGGCCGTGGAGCAAAATGAGAAGATCGAGCAGGCTGCCTACCAGATCATCTCCAGAGTGATCTTGGAGGCAACTGAAGAGGTGCTGGCCACCACTGTGGGCAGGATTGCAGATCGGGTGTATCAGGCTTCAGCTGGTCAGCTccaagggcagaaggaagagagctCTGGGCCAGTCTGCCAGAAACCTTCCCCCGGGCAAGATGCTGGGGAGCCCGCTCCTGCCACCGTGGAGCCGGAGGCGGCCTCTGGCGCAGACGCCTCCCTCCCCTCGCCAGGCCTGCCCGCAGAGGACCTGCCACCACCAAAGACCTACAAGAGCTGCCTGAGCAGCCCTTTGTCCAGTCCCACCAAGGACAGGAAGCCAAAGAACTCCGCACACCACATCTCCCtggccccctgccctctgccagcTGTCCCCCAGGGAGAGTCGCCTGATGATGCCAGTGTCCTGGTGCAAAATGCCGGATGCGTCCCCTGCATCCCCTGCACTTCTGACAGTGGCCAGGATGTCCCTTCAGTGGCCTCGGAGCAGTGCTCGGATTCCACCAGCACTTCAGGGCTTGAAGACTCATGTACAGACACCAACTCAAGCCCCAGGAGCAAGGCCATCTCCCCACCGCTGCCAGAAAGTACTGTGCCCTTCAGTAATGGGGTGCTGAAAGGGGAGCTCTCGGACTTGGGGAATGAGGATGGATGGACCGTGGATGCAGAAGCAGATCATTCGGGAG GCTCGGATGGGAACAGCATGGACTCAGTGGATGGCTGCTGTGGGCCCAGGAAGACTGACAGTTTCCAGAACGCCCAAGTGGGCTCCAGTCCTAAGAAGGTGGACCTCATCATCTGGGAGATCGAGGTGCCCAAG cACTTAGTTGGTCGGCTAATTGGCAAGCAGGGGCGGTATGTGAGTTTTCTGAAGCAAACGTCTGGTGCCAAGATCTACATCTCAACCCTGCCTTACACCCAGAACATCCAGATTTGCCACATAGAAG GTTCTCAGCATCACGTAGACAAGGCGCTGAACTTAATTGGAAAGAAGTTCAAAGAACTGAACCTCACCAATATCTACGCTCCTCCACTGCCGTCACTGGCACTGCCTTCTCTTCCAATGACTTCCTGG CTCATGCTGCCTGACGGTGTCACTGTGGAAGTGATCGTGGTCAACCAGGTCAACGCCGGGCACTTGTTCGTGCAGCAGCACACGCACCCTACCTTCCACGCGCTGCGCAGTCTGGACCAGCAGATGTGCCTGTGTTACTCTCAGCCCGGAATCCCCACCTTGCCCACCCCCGTGGAAG TAACAGTCATCTGCGCTGCCCCCGGCGTGGACGGTGCCTGGTGGCGAGCCCAAGTGGTGGCCTCCTATGAGGAAAGCAATGAAGTGGAGATCCGCTACGTGGACTACGGTGGCTATAAGAGAGTGAAAGTGGACGTGCTCCGGCAGATCCG ATCTGACTTTGTGACTCTGCCATTCCAGGGAGCAGAGGTCCTTCTGGACAGTGTGATGCCCTTGTCAG atgaTGACCACTTTTCCCCTGAAGCAGATGCAGCCATGAGCGAGATGACCGGAAATACCGCGCTGCTGgctcag GTGACAAGTTACAGCCCGACTGGCCTTCCTCTAATTCAGCTATGGAGTGTGGTTGGAAATGAA GCGGTGTTGATAAACCGGTCGCTGGTGGAGCGAGGACTTGCTCAATGGGTAGACAGCTACTACGCGAGCCTCTGA